One genomic window of Centroberyx gerrardi isolate f3 chromosome 15, fCenGer3.hap1.cur.20231027, whole genome shotgun sequence includes the following:
- the LOC139910626 gene encoding lutropin-choriogonadotropic hormone receptor-like — protein MAPRAVWLLVALSGILTLRSCWAYTCPAICRCSVDSFHCTRDTQLDSRAPAPSVTRLRLTHLPLREVPSHAFKELINITIIEISQSDCITVIQRHAFLSLHSLAQISVQNINSLRFIEKGAFTDLPKLEYLSICNTGMMHFPDFTTISSLAPNFILEMADNMRIDTIPANSFQGVTEEYIDMNLVRNSFREIKSHAFNGTKLNTLILRDNRYLSKIQEDAFEGASGPSSLDVSSTALTSLPPKGLRQVRFLKAGSAYALKSLPPLESLAELLEAELTYPSHCCAFHTWRRKQRENAFKNFTKLCDVSETDIIEPTEDGVHGINDINFQYPDLESDCVNSPFIKCTPTPDAFNPCEDLLGYSFLRSLTWIITVFAVSGNLAVLVILLISHHKLTISRFLMCNLALADLCMGLYLMLIAFMDFHSHQEYYNHATDWQTGTGCGIAGFLTVFASELSVYTLTVISLERWHTITNAMHLNKRLRMRHVTAMMGAGWGFSLLVALLPLVGVSSYSKVSICLPMDIETLSAQVYVVAVLILNVVAFLVVCYCYICIYLSVHNPDLATRHGDTKIAKRMAVLIFTDFLCMAPISFFAISAALRMPLITVSHSKILLILFYPINSLCNPFLYTIFTRAFRRDVRLLLSRCGCCSAKADFYRSHSLAAHTTCTNNKISTSKSNSLSFYAYHIKMQGCFLNKGAT, from the exons ATGGCTCCCCGGGCGGTATGGCTCCTGGTTGCGCTGTCCGGTATCCTGACTCTGCGCTCCTGCTGGGCTTATACCTGTCCGGCCATCTGCCGGTGCAGTGTGGACTCATTTCACTGCACCAGAGACACTCAGCTGGACTCCCGGGCACCGGCACCCTCCGTGACTCGACT AAGACTCACCCATCTGCCCTTGAGAGAAGTTCCCAGTCATGCCTTCAAAGAGCTGATCAACATTACAATAAT TGAAATTTCCCAAAGCGACTGCATCACAGTGATACAAAGACACgcgttcctctctctccacagcctGGCTCAAAT cTCAGTACAGAATATCAACAGTCTGAGATTTATTGAAAAAGGAGCCTTCACTGACCTGCCCAAACTTGAATACTT GAGCATCTGTAACACCGGGATGATGCACTTCCCAGACTTCACAACTATCTCCTCCTTGGCACCAAATTTCATCCT AGAAATGGCAGACAACATGAGGATCGACACCATTCCTGCCAACTCTTTCCAGGGTGTCACAGAGGAGTATATCGACAT GAACCTGGTTAGAAACAGTTTCAGGGAAATAAAATCTCATGCATTCAATGGAACGAAGCTGAACACATT AATTTTGAGAGACAACAGATATCTCAGTAAAATTCAAGAAGATGCATTTGAAGGAGCCTCAGGACCAAGTTCTCT ggATGTTTCCTCCACAGCTTTAACTTCCCTCCCCCCTAAAGGGCTGAGGCAGGTGAGGTTTCTGAAAGCGGGCTCAGCCTATGCTCTGAAGAGCCTCCCCCCTCTGGAAAGCCTGGCTGAGCTGCTGGAGGCTGAGCTCACCTACCCCAGCCACTGCTGTGCCTTCCACACGTGGCGTCGGAAACAAAG GGAAAATGCCTTTAAGAACTTCACAAAGCTGTGCGATGTCAGTGAAACAGACATTAT AGAACCCACGGAGGATGGTGTGCATGGTATTAACGACATCAACTTCCAGTATCCAGACCTGGAGTCGGATTGTGTTAACAGCCCCTTCATAAAGTGCACGCCTACGCCGGATGCTTTCAACCCTTGTGAGGACCTGCTGGGCTATTCTTTCCTGCGTTCTCTCACCTGGATAATTACAGTTTTTGCTGTGAGCGGTAACCTGGCTGTGCTGGTTATCCTGCTCATTAGCCACCACAAGCTAACCATTTCCCGATTTCTAATGTGTAACCTAGCCTTGGCTGACCTGTGCATGGGGCTCTACCTGATGCTCATTGCCTTCATGGACTTCCACTCTCACCAGGAGTACTACAACCACGCCACTGACTGGCAGACAGGCACAGGATGTGGCATAGCAGGGTTTTTGACAGTGTTTGCCAGCGAACTCTCTGTATACACACTGACTGTGATTAGCCTCGAACGCTGGCACACCATCACCAATGCCATGCATTTAAACAAGAGGCTGCGGATGCGGCATGTGACAGCCATGATGGGGGCAGGCTGGGGCTTTTCTCTGCTGGTTGCCCTACTCCCTCTGGTGGGGGTCAGCAGTTACAGCAAAGTGAGCATTTGTCTGCCCATGGACATCGAGACACTGAGCGCCCAGGTTTACGTGGTGGCTGTGCTGATTCTCAATGTGGTTGCTTTCCTGGTGGTCTGCTACTGTTACATATGCATTTATTTAAGTGTCCACAACCCAGACCTTGCCACACGCCACGGAGACACCAAGATCGCCAAGCGCATGGCTGTGCTCATTTTCACCGACTTCCTGTGCATGGCACCAATCTCCTTCTTTGCCATCTCAGCAGCCCTGCGTATGCCCCTCATAACAGTGTCTCACTCAAAGATCCTGCTCATCCTTTTTTATCCCATTAACTCCCTGTGCAACCCTTTCTTGTACACCATCTTCACCCGGGCCTTCCGGAGGGATGTGCGCCTGCTGTTGAGTCGCTGCGGCTGTTGCAGCGCTAAGGCCGACTTCTACAGATCACACAGCCTGGCTGCG